CGAGCGAGGACTGGCCCGCAACACGATCTCGGCCTACCGACGGGATCTGGACAAGTACCAGCAGTTCTTGGCGGCTCAGGGCGTCAAGTGCGCGTCGCAGATCGACAGCGCCTTGGTGACCAGTTTCGTGGCACACCTGCGGGGGGGAGACGGGGGAGCGCGCCTGGCGGAGTCCTCGGTCGGACGCACGGTGGTGTCCGTGAGACGGTTCCATGCGTTCGCGGTCTCCGAAGGAATCGTCGACCACGACCCGGCGGGACAGGTCAATCCGCCCCGGCCACCGGACCGGCTGCCCGAAGGCCTGAGTGTCGCCGAGGTGCAGGCGCTGCTCGTGGCCCCCGACCCACACACTCCTGCCGGGATCAGGGACCGGGCGGTGCTGGAGTTGCTCTACGGAACCGGCTGCCGGGTCAGCGAACTCACCGGCAGCGATGTCGACGACCTCGATCTGTCCCACCGCGTTCTGACCGTGATGGGGAAGGGTCGCAAGCAGCGATTGATCCCTGTCGGCCGCCATGCGATCGCAGCCTGCGAGGCATACCTCATCAGGGTGCGCCCGAGCCTGGCGGCCAAGGGCCAAGCGACGCCTGCTTTGTTCTTGAACCCGCGCGGAGGTCGCCTGTCGCGACAGAGTGTGTGGGCGATCTTGCAGCGCGCCGCCGCCACCGCCCACCTCACTGATGTTCACCCGCACACGCTGCGGCACTCCTTCGCGACCCACCTACTCGAGGGAGGCGCGGACATCCGCGTCGTGCAGGAGTTGCTCGGCCATGCCTCGGTGACCACCACCCAGATCTACACGCGCGTGACCATCGATCATCTGCGTGAGGTCTACCTGACCGCCCATCCCCGCGGGCGGTGACGCGACGCGCGCCTTGCGCGGCCCCGACCCCACCGTGGGTTACCGTCGTCGGGTGTCGTCTGCCCTCCCCGCTGCCCCGCCGCAGCACACCACCGCCGAGGCGGCATCGGGAGCGGTGTTCGAGGTCTCGGTCGACGGGTTCACCGGCCCGTTCGATCTGCTGCTGTCCTTGATTGCCAAGCACAAGCTCGAGGTCACCGCGCTGGCGCTCCATCAAGTGACCGACGACTTCGTCGCACACCTGAGAGACCAGGGCGACGAATGGGATCTGGACGAGACCACCGAGTTCCTGGTCATCGCGGCGATCCTGCTCGACCTCAAGGCCGCTCGCCTGCTCCCGGGGGACACCGAGGAGGACGAAGAAGATCTCGCCCTGCTCGAAGTCCGTGACCTGTTGTTCGCGCGTCTCCTGCAGTACCGCGCCTTCAAGGAGGCGTCGGAGTTCTTCATGGACCGCCTTTACCAGGCGGCTCCGCGGGTTCCGGCCCGCGTCGGAATGGACCGTGAACTCACCGGGTTACTGCCCGACGTCGAGATTCCGGGATCTCATGACGATTTCGCGGCCGCGGCCATTCGTGCTCTGACACCCCGCGAAGAGCCGGAAGTCAGCGTCACGCACATCCACGCTCCGGCCATCAGTGTTCGCGACCAGGCCGCGATCATCGTGACCCGACTCCGGCGCCAGGAACAGATGACCTTCCGGGCTCTGGTGTCCGACTGCCCGGACGTCCCCCATGTCGTTGCCCGATTTCTCGCCCTTCTGGAGTTGTATCGCGAGGCGGCCGTCAGTTTCGAACAGGCCGGTCCACTCGCTGATCTGCTCATCCGGTGGACCGGGACGGATGACGGCCGAGTGGATGTTCATGACGAGTTCGATGACGAAGGGTCCGTCGGTGAAGCGTCCGCCGACGAAGAGTCCGTCGGTGAAGTGTCCGCCGACGAAGAGTCCGTCGGTGAAGTGTCCGCCGACGAAGAGTCCGCCCACCAGGAATCCGCCGATCAGCGATCCACCGAGGAAGGGTCCGTCGCTGCCGGATCCGCACGAGTCCAGGCCGACGCGGGTGAAGTCGACGGTGGCGACGAAGACGACCAAGGCGACGAACCTGCCCAGCGAGGAGACAGAGACTATGTCCGATTCAGTTGAGCCCGACACAGTTGAGCCCGACACAGTTGAGCCCGACACAGTTCACTCCGACGCCATCGCGTCCGAGACGGTCGACTCCGACACGGCTGAGCCCGATGTGATCGACCTGCGCGAGCGAATTCCGACAGAACAGTCGAACCCCGCGGGTTCCACTCCGACAAGGGAACTGCCCCTGGGGGCCCCATCGTTGTCCGCGGCGTTGGAGGCCTTGCTGCTCCTCGCCGATGAGCCGCAGCCGGCCGTCATGCTCGCCGAAGTGGTGGGCAGGCCCGAAGTCGAGGTGGAGAGTTGCCTCGCGGAGTTGGCGATGCAATACCTGGGCGACGGCCGTGGCATCGAGTTGCGACGAGTGGACTCCGGCTGGCGCTTCTACACGGCCGCGAGTTGCCGCGAACTCATCACCCGCTACGTCACCGATGGCCGCCAGTCCCGACTGTCCCAGGCCGCACTCGAGACGTTGGCGATCATCGCCTACCGCCAACCGGTCAGTCGGGCGCAAGTCGGGGCCGTGCGGGGAGTCAATCCCGACGGTGTGATCAAGACGTTGCAGGCTCGCGGACTCATCACCGAGGAGTCCGGAGGCGAGCACGTCACGCGGTTCGTGACCACCGACTACTTCCTCGATCGAATGGGCCTGGATTCGCTGTCGGAACTCCCGCCGATCGCGGACCACCTTCCCGACCTGGGCTCCCTGGATGACCTCATCGACTGACGGCGAACGCCTGCAGAAGGCCCTCGCCCGAGCCGGTCTGGGCAGTCGCCGCGCGTGCGAGCTCATCATCGAATCCGGACGCGTCAGCGTGAACGGCCGTCCCGTGCGCGCGCAAGGAGTGCGGGTGTCCCCGGACGACGAGATCCGAGTCGATGGAGACCTACTGCCGCGCAACGAGGACCTTGTCGTCCTGATGATCAACAAGCCGACCGGAGTCATGTCCGCCATGTCCGACGACCGGGGGCGCCCCTGCCTGGATCAGTTCGTCGCGGATCGTCCCGAGCGGCTGTTCCATGTCGGGCGCCTCGACGCCGACACGTCCGGGCTGCTGCTGCTCACGAATGACGGCGAGTTGGCACATCGGCTCGCCCATCCCCGCCATGAAGTGGCCAAGACCTACCGGGCAACGGTCCCCGGCCCCGTCAACAAGGGCGTCGCCCGGACCCTCACCACCGGGATCGACCTGGACGACGGACCTGCGGCGGCGGATGCGTTTCGCGTCGTCAGCAGTCATGGCGACCGGGCCATCGTCGAGATCACCTTGCACCAAGGACGTAATCGGATCGTCCGACGCATGTTGGCTGCCGCCGGACACCCCGTGATCGACCTGGTGCGCCTGAGCGTGGGTCCACTGCGCCTCGATGGGCTGCGGCCCGGGCGTGTGCGGCAACTGACCCAGCGACAGGTGCGCGACCTCTACGCGGCGACTGATCCCGCGGGTGCAGAGCAAGGCGGCTGACCACTACGCTGGCGGCGGACAAGGAGGTCCTGTGGCGCTGCGCGGAATCAGGGGAGCCACGCATCTCATCGCCGACGATGCAGACGAGATGCGTGATGCAGTAGTCGAACTCCTCACCGTCATGTTGCGGCGCAACGACATCACCGCAGACGACATCATCAGCGTCATCTTCACCGCGACCCCCGACCTGTCCTGCGCCTTCCCGGCGGCAGCTGCCCGAGATGTCGGTTTCACCGATGTGCCCCTGCTGTGCGCGAGTGAGATCGGCGTCGCAGGCGCCCTGCCGCGCGCGGTCCGGGTCTTGATGCACGCTGACCTGGACGTGCCCCGAGCCGATATCCAACACGTCTACCTGCGCGGCGCCGAAGTCCTGCGCCGGGACCTCGCCCAATGAGCGAACGTCCGTTGGTGGTCGCCGTCGACGGTCCCAGCGGTTCTGGCAAGT
This sequence is a window from Candidatus Nanopelagicales bacterium. Protein-coding genes within it:
- the aroH gene encoding chorismate mutase encodes the protein MALRGIRGATHLIADDADEMRDAVVELLTVMLRRNDITADDIISVIFTATPDLSCAFPAAAARDVGFTDVPLLCASEIGVAGALPRAVRVLMHADLDVPRADIQHVYLRGAEVLRRDLAQ
- the xerD gene encoding site-specific tyrosine recombinase XerD; this encodes MEPTPLNAQVNEYLDHLTVERGLARNTISAYRRDLDKYQQFLAAQGVKCASQIDSALVTSFVAHLRGGDGGARLAESSVGRTVVSVRRFHAFAVSEGIVDHDPAGQVNPPRPPDRLPEGLSVAEVQALLVAPDPHTPAGIRDRAVLELLYGTGCRVSELTGSDVDDLDLSHRVLTVMGKGRKQRLIPVGRHAIAACEAYLIRVRPSLAAKGQATPALFLNPRGGRLSRQSVWAILQRAAATAHLTDVHPHTLRHSFATHLLEGGADIRVVQELLGHASVTTTQIYTRVTIDHLREVYLTAHPRGR
- a CDS encoding pseudouridine synthase, whose translation is MTSSTDGERLQKALARAGLGSRRACELIIESGRVSVNGRPVRAQGVRVSPDDEIRVDGDLLPRNEDLVVLMINKPTGVMSAMSDDRGRPCLDQFVADRPERLFHVGRLDADTSGLLLLTNDGELAHRLAHPRHEVAKTYRATVPGPVNKGVARTLTTGIDLDDGPAAADAFRVVSSHGDRAIVEITLHQGRNRIVRRMLAAAGHPVIDLVRLSVGPLRLDGLRPGRVRQLTQRQVRDLYAATDPAGAEQGG
- a CDS encoding ScpA family protein; its protein translation is MSSALPAAPPQHTTAEAASGAVFEVSVDGFTGPFDLLLSLIAKHKLEVTALALHQVTDDFVAHLRDQGDEWDLDETTEFLVIAAILLDLKAARLLPGDTEEDEEDLALLEVRDLLFARLLQYRAFKEASEFFMDRLYQAAPRVPARVGMDRELTGLLPDVEIPGSHDDFAAAAIRALTPREEPEVSVTHIHAPAISVRDQAAIIVTRLRRQEQMTFRALVSDCPDVPHVVARFLALLELYREAAVSFEQAGPLADLLIRWTGTDDGRVDVHDEFDDEGSVGEASADEESVGEVSADEESVGEVSADEESAHQESADQRSTEEGSVAAGSARVQADAGEVDGGDEDDQGDEPAQRGDRDYVRFS
- the scpB gene encoding SMC-Scp complex subunit ScpB translates to MSDSVEPDTVEPDTVEPDTVHSDAIASETVDSDTAEPDVIDLRERIPTEQSNPAGSTPTRELPLGAPSLSAALEALLLLADEPQPAVMLAEVVGRPEVEVESCLAELAMQYLGDGRGIELRRVDSGWRFYTAASCRELITRYVTDGRQSRLSQAALETLAIIAYRQPVSRAQVGAVRGVNPDGVIKTLQARGLITEESGGEHVTRFVTTDYFLDRMGLDSLSELPPIADHLPDLGSLDDLID